Proteins encoded by one window of Candidatus Eisenbacteria bacterium:
- a CDS encoding LON peptidase substrate-binding domain-containing protein, with protein MALAEVIPLFPLPNIVLFPYMPLPLHIFEPRYRDMVRAAVSGPRLIGMALLRGDWERDYEGRPPVFAAGTVGQMVRCEELPDGRFNIVLLGVREYAIERELVRASYREAVVRWREPVAEELPGGLRGEIVTLVGRYLERLGKTRDAEPVPDPAVDHETFVNFFAQHLDVPALEKQAMLEAPTLGERARRLRDILDFRLQELRGHP; from the coding sequence GTGGCGCTCGCGGAGGTCATCCCGCTCTTTCCCCTCCCGAACATCGTCCTGTTTCCGTACATGCCGTTGCCGCTCCACATCTTCGAGCCGCGCTACCGCGACATGGTGCGGGCGGCCGTGAGCGGCCCGCGGCTGATCGGCATGGCGCTGCTGCGCGGCGATTGGGAGCGCGACTACGAGGGGCGCCCGCCGGTGTTCGCGGCCGGCACCGTCGGCCAGATGGTGCGCTGCGAGGAGCTGCCCGACGGCCGCTTCAACATCGTGCTGCTGGGGGTTCGCGAGTACGCGATCGAGCGCGAGCTGGTCCGGGCGTCGTATCGCGAGGCGGTGGTGCGGTGGCGCGAGCCCGTCGCCGAGGAGCTGCCCGGAGGGCTGCGCGGGGAGATCGTCACGCTGGTGGGGCGGTACCTCGAGCGGCTCGGCAAGACCCGCGACGCCGAGCCCGTGCCGGACCCCGCCGTCGACCACGAGACCTTCGTCAACTTCTTCGCACAGCACCTCGACGTCCCCGCTCTCGAGAAGCAGGCCATGTTGGAGGCCCCGACGTTGGGCGAGCGGGCGCGACGCCTGCGCGATATCCTGGACTTCCGGCTCCAGGAGCTGCGCGGCCACCCGG
- a CDS encoding DUF3501 family protein: MRAIGLEDILGRERYGQTRDTVRRRVIDHKRTRRVAVGDHVTLVFEDRATVWYQTQEMLWVEHITDLDAIREELQVYNQLLPSRDELAATLLIEIADQERMREQFQRLLGLDRHVHLEVGGRRITGSFEGGRQTDDKISAVQYVRFPLDVAAGEALRRGSEVAIVVDHPNYRARTALPEPVRASIVEPFFDPALADAALRRVRDGS; the protein is encoded by the coding sequence ATGCGTGCCATCGGCCTCGAGGACATTCTCGGGCGGGAGCGTTACGGGCAGACACGCGACACGGTCCGCCGCCGAGTGATCGACCACAAGCGGACGCGGCGCGTCGCCGTCGGGGACCACGTGACCCTCGTCTTCGAGGATCGCGCCACGGTATGGTACCAGACGCAGGAGATGCTCTGGGTCGAGCACATCACGGACCTGGACGCGATCCGCGAGGAGCTGCAGGTCTACAACCAGCTGCTGCCGAGTCGCGACGAGCTGGCGGCGACGCTGCTGATCGAGATCGCCGACCAGGAGCGGATGCGCGAGCAGTTCCAGCGCCTGCTCGGGCTCGATCGCCACGTGCACCTCGAGGTCGGGGGACGGCGGATCACCGGCTCCTTCGAGGGCGGGCGGCAGACCGACGACAAGATCTCCGCCGTCCAGTACGTCCGCTTTCCGCTCGACGTGGCCGCGGGCGAGGCCCTGCGCCGGGGGTCGGAGGTCGCGATCGTGGTCGATCACCCGAACTACCGCGCGCGCACGGCGCTCCCCGAGCCGGTGCGGGCGAGCATCGTCGAGCCGTTCTTCGATCCCGCGCTCGCCGATGCGGCGCTGCGGCGCGTCCGCGACGGGAGCTGA
- a CDS encoding rubrerythrin family protein: MAKSLKGSKTHHNLKEAFAGESQANRRYLYFARRADIEGYPDVGGLFRDTSEAETGHAFGHLDFLKEVGDPATGEPIGGTDKNLKAAIAGETYEFTEMYPGFAKTAREEGFEEIAEWFETLAKAEKSHAGRFTKGLQSLGS, from the coding sequence ATGGCCAAGTCGTTGAAGGGATCCAAGACTCACCACAACTTGAAGGAGGCGTTCGCCGGCGAGTCGCAGGCGAACCGCCGCTATCTGTATTTCGCACGCCGCGCCGACATCGAGGGCTACCCGGACGTCGGTGGGCTGTTCCGCGACACGTCGGAGGCCGAGACCGGCCACGCGTTCGGGCATCTCGACTTCCTGAAGGAGGTCGGCGATCCGGCGACCGGCGAGCCGATCGGCGGGACGGACAAGAACCTCAAGGCCGCCATCGCCGGCGAGACCTACGAGTTCACCGAGATGTATCCGGGGTTCGCCAAGACCGCGCGCGAGGAAGGCTTCGAAGAGATCGCCGAGTGGTTCGAGACGCTTGCCAAGGCCGAGAAGTCGCATGCGGGCCGGTTCACCAAGGGCCTGCAATCGCTCGGAAGCTGA
- a CDS encoding glutathione S-transferase family protein gives MLKLYDYPDCPYAQKVRVVLAEKELEYETALVDLRKQEQRTPEFLRLNPLGKVPVLVDDDEIICDSTIINEYLEDEYPLPRMMPEDSQARAQARWLEDYCDNEFVPYTTQLLVQLRKPEAERDAQQVEQIRERLRRGLYLLRDRLDSNEYLIGNEFTLADAAWAPRMLVLGRLGFEFEPALAPVQAWVDRIRTRPSVRGLGL, from the coding sequence ATGCTTAAGCTTTACGACTATCCCGACTGCCCGTACGCGCAAAAGGTGCGGGTCGTCTTGGCGGAGAAAGAGCTCGAGTACGAGACGGCGCTGGTCGATCTGCGCAAGCAGGAGCAGCGCACTCCCGAGTTCCTCCGGTTGAACCCGCTCGGCAAGGTGCCCGTCCTCGTCGACGACGACGAGATCATCTGCGACTCCACCATCATCAACGAGTACCTCGAGGACGAGTATCCGCTCCCGCGGATGATGCCCGAGGACTCGCAGGCGCGCGCCCAGGCCCGCTGGCTCGAGGACTACTGCGACAACGAATTCGTGCCCTACACGACCCAGCTCCTCGTCCAGCTCCGCAAGCCCGAGGCCGAGCGCGATGCACAGCAGGTCGAGCAGATCCGCGAGCGGCTGCGTCGCGGCCTCTATCTGCTTCGCGACCGTCTGGACTCGAACGAGTACCTGATCGGCAACGAGTTCACGCTGGCCGACGCGGCGTGGGCGCCCCGGATGCTCGTATTGGGGCGCCTCGGCTTCGAGTTCGAACCTGCGCTGGCGCCCGTGCAGGCGTGGGTCGATCGCATCCGGACCCGTCCGAGCGTGCGCGGCCTCGGTCTCTGA
- the lipA gene encoding lipoyl synthase, protein MTGTNVVRRHPPWLKVRAPGGPEFTLTKGIVKDLGLHTVCEEARCPNIGECWGHKTATFMLLGDTCTRNCSFCAVSHGKPVTVDPHEPERVGEAVARLGLRHVVVTSVDRDDLADGGAAHFAATAWAIRRAAPECRIEVLVPDFQGRLESVAAVVASPVSIFNHNVETVPRLYKRVRPGARYERSLAVLGAAHDPTGARRTKAGLMLGLGETRQEILEVLADLWRVGCDILTLGQYLRPSAGQLPVERYLTPAEFDELGAEGRQIGFRHVESGPLVRSSYHAWAHAE, encoded by the coding sequence ATGACCGGAACGAACGTCGTGCGCCGCCATCCGCCGTGGCTGAAGGTCCGCGCTCCGGGTGGCCCCGAGTTCACGCTGACGAAGGGGATCGTCAAGGACCTCGGGCTCCACACCGTCTGCGAGGAGGCCCGCTGCCCGAACATCGGCGAGTGCTGGGGCCACAAGACGGCGACCTTCATGCTCCTCGGCGACACGTGCACGCGGAACTGCAGCTTCTGCGCGGTGTCCCACGGGAAGCCCGTGACGGTCGACCCTCACGAGCCGGAGCGCGTCGGCGAGGCGGTGGCACGCCTCGGTCTCCGGCACGTGGTCGTGACGTCGGTCGATCGCGACGATCTCGCCGATGGTGGAGCTGCCCACTTCGCGGCGACGGCGTGGGCCATCCGGCGGGCCGCCCCGGAATGCCGGATCGAGGTCCTGGTTCCAGATTTCCAGGGGAGGCTCGAATCCGTGGCCGCCGTGGTGGCCTCGCCGGTCTCGATCTTCAACCACAACGTCGAGACCGTCCCGCGCCTCTACAAGCGGGTCCGACCCGGGGCCCGCTACGAACGATCGCTGGCGGTGCTGGGGGCCGCCCACGATCCCACCGGAGCGCGGCGGACCAAGGCCGGCCTCATGCTCGGGCTGGGCGAGACCCGCCAGGAGATCCTGGAAGTCCTCGCCGATCTCTGGAGGGTCGGCTGCGACATCCTGACCCTTGGTCAGTACCTGCGGCCTTCGGCCGGTCAGCTACCGGTCGAGCGCTATCTCACGCCGGCTGAATTCGACGAGCTCGGCGCCGAGGGACGTCAAATCGGCTTCCGGCATGTGGAATCGGGCCCGCTCGTGCGCAGCTCCTACCACGCATGGGCGCACGCTGAGTAA
- the lipB gene encoding lipoyl(octanoyl) transferase LipB encodes MERRLGVARAGVVEYERATAWQNALVERRLAGGGDALLLLEHPPVYTLGRGGDPRFLGLAATGPIPVVRAARGGQVTYHGPGQLVGYPILDLRGHRQDVHWYVRELEQVLIDALAEIGIAAGRVDRLTGVWVEGRRKIASIGVGIRRWVTWHGFALNVCGDLGAFLAITPCGIDGVEMTSVAREGGSADIATTREVVLAAFVRRFGYGRTHPLGEDVAPAEASA; translated from the coding sequence ATGGAGCGGAGGCTCGGGGTCGCGCGCGCCGGCGTGGTCGAGTACGAGCGCGCGACCGCCTGGCAGAACGCGCTGGTCGAGCGCCGGCTCGCGGGCGGCGGCGATGCGCTGCTCCTGCTCGAGCATCCGCCGGTCTACACCCTGGGGCGCGGCGGGGATCCCCGCTTTCTCGGCCTCGCGGCGACCGGACCGATCCCGGTCGTTCGCGCCGCACGCGGTGGCCAGGTTACGTATCACGGGCCCGGCCAGCTCGTGGGCTATCCGATCCTCGACCTCCGCGGCCATCGCCAGGATGTCCACTGGTACGTGCGCGAGCTCGAGCAGGTCCTGATCGACGCGCTCGCCGAGATCGGCATCGCCGCCGGTCGGGTCGACCGGCTGACGGGCGTGTGGGTCGAGGGGCGGCGGAAGATCGCGTCGATCGGCGTCGGCATCCGGCGCTGGGTCACCTGGCACGGGTTCGCCCTCAACGTCTGCGGCGATCTGGGAGCGTTCCTGGCGATCACGCCGTGCGGGATCGACGGCGTCGAGATGACGTCGGTCGCGCGCGAGGGCGGGAGCGCCGACATCGCGACGACCAGAGAGGTCGTCCTGGCGGCGTTCGTCCGGCGGTTCGGCTATGGGCGCACCCATCCGCTCGGCGAAGACGTCGCGCCCGCGGAGGCGTCGGCATGA